From Serratia fonticola:
CCGCGCCCATCAATTGCACGTTAATAAATGCAATGATGCCAATCCCCAACGCCGCACTGGCCATGGTTAACGCCATTACCGCCAGAAACGGCCAGCGATACTGCTGGAACACCACCCGTAACAACTCCATCAGAAACCCTATTCAAAAATCATGCACTGGCGGGCATTGTAGTGGGCGAAAGCGTGATATCAATAACAATTCTCATTTTGTTGGGTGAGAAGATGCTGGCCCTGGCCTGTCCGTGCAGACTAAACGCGGGGCGATGACTAAAGAAAATAGAGGGCAAGCAGCTGCTTATCGGGCTAAGAAATATTATTAACACAATAATAAAAATCTCAAAAAAAGGTATAAACCCAAAGATGTTCAAGTCGTTTTAGATAAACAATTAAAATAGTTAGATTAGGCCAATCATTTCTAAACATACGATTCTCAACCCCATCAAGCAGGATTTCCTGATGATCAAGTGAGTTGATTTTTTCTTAATAAATAACCACTAACCCCCCTTCAACCCTAGAGATAAGATAATACCGCAGGATTAACCCCGCATTCACACTGCTATTTTTATTGCTGCCAAGGGTATTCAATGTTTAAATGAATAAACCACCCGCCATATTTGCTTTATTTAACTTAGGGATAAGAGAATGACAAAACGCAAATATCTCAGCCATATTGAAATTGAGAGAATGATCTCCGCCGTCCCGGACGGTGCCAACGGTTGCCGCGATCGCTGTATGTTGTTGATGTGCTTTATTCATGGATTACGCGTCAGCGAACTACGGGGCCTGCGGCTGGAGGATATTGACCTGGCCACCAACCGCTTACATGTATCCCGCCTAAAGAACGGTTTTTCGGTCCAGCATCCTATTCAAATCCGCGAGCGTATCGCGCTGAGCCGCTGGCTGGCAAAACGCCCAAGCTACCTGGAACCTGATAGCCCCTGGCTGTTTCTTTCTCGCCACGGTGGGCAAATTTCACGCCAACAACTTTACCGATTAATAAAGTCCTACGGTGAATTAGCCGGTATCGACGTCCAGGTCCATCCCCATATGCTACGCCACTCCTGCGGCTATGCCCTGGCAGATAGAGGGATCGACACCAGACTCATTCAAGATTACCTGGGCCATCGCAACATTCAGAACACCGTTATTTATACTGCCAGCAATGTTGAACGCTTTCGGGTAATACATATTTAACCCAGCGCAGGCCACCGATTCAAACTGGCACCGCATTCTTTACTTCGCAAGTGTAGCTAGCTGTGCAACAGCCAATATTCTTACGCTATATATCATAGTCGATCACGATGGGATATCAGGGGCTGGCCTTTATTGCCATAAGCCAAACTTGACGGCACGATTATCATGATACTGCCGAGATTTGGCCGCTTCGAGAACGCCGTTCTGAATATCTATGGATAGCGGCTCAGTTCGAGGTACCGTTCCGTCAGCTCTGCGGTATGCCCCGCCATACTTGATGACAGCACGGCGGGGCATCAAGCGATTTCCAGCCATCAATCACAGGCAAACTGCTGGCTAATGTTTTTTCTCAGCGAGAACAGCTCGCTGTCGTTTTTAACCTGCAGTTTGCGCATGGCATTACATTTGTGCGCGCTGATGGTCTTGATACTGCGTTGTTGCAGTTCAGCAATTTCCCGCAGGCTCATCCCGTTGAACAAGAACGACAGGACATCATTTTCGCAACGGGTCAGATGATGCAGGCTGGAAACATCTTCAGGATCGGTACGCGCCAGATAAGAGCCGATCAACGGGCTCAGTACGCGCTCACCGTTAAATACCCGGTGAAAGAACTCCCCGACCAGCGGCAATTCATCCCCACGGGACACCACGCTGATATTGACCACATCAAGCAGCTTGCACAGATCCTCCCCTGTCTGGCTGCGGGTGTAAACAATGACCCGTAACTCAGGCTGCTGCGCGCACAAATTAAGGAGAACTTCACGACACTGTGCGATGGTTTCATTCAGGCCATTGAGTTCGGTGATGAGAATATCGACGGGTTGGTACAGCAACCTTTCGGCAACCCCAGCCATGCTGGTTTCCTGCACGATAATCTCATTGGCGACGTTAAGCGTGCCAAGAAAGCAAGACAGCCCAGTAAGTGTGAGTGGGCTGCGATCCATTAACGCCAAGCCAAGCGGCTTTTGTGACAACGGTTGCATAGACGACTCCTGTATAAATATCTCGTTGATTCCATCCAGAGAATAAGTGCATAGCGGTATCAAGGGTTAGCGGGCAAACACCGGGCCGGTCTTTGCCATCCACTTGCCTTGCAAATAAAGTTCACCATCATTCTGAAAGCCCAACTTGTGCATCGCATTACGCTTGTGGGTGCTGACGGTGCGGACATCACGGTGCATCATCAACGCCGCGGTGGTCACGCTTTTGCCGGAAAACAGGTGCGTCAACACATCCAGCTCACGGGACGTCAAGGCTTTGCCAATGGCGGACTGACTGCTCAGCAATTGCCTTACCTTATGGCTATAGCTGCGACAACCCGATAAAACCTGCTTTACGCATTGCGCCAGCGCAACGCCAGGCTCCTGTTTGAGCACCAGCCCTTTGATGCCTGATGCGGTCAGCAATTGCAGCACCCGAGGATCGTCAAGAGCGGTACACACGATCATCGCCGTGGTTGGCCAATGCTCCAGGCACTGTGCAATCAGCCTTAAACCATCCAGAACCGACTCTTCTTCACCACACAGTTCCATAATCAACAGCCGGGCCGGGCGATGGCGCATCAATCCTGGGATTTGCTCCAGATTACTGACTCGTTGTACCTCGTCCGTCAAGCCACAGGACTGGGCCAAAATGTTACGCATTCCGAGTGCCGTGATGGGGCAAGATTCCATTACAATCACACCGTCCCCTTTTAACCCATAAGGGCTGGGGGAATGCGCACTCCCTCTCTGATAAGTATGAACCATTGTCATATTAAACCTCCCATTTCTGCTAAATACCCTTTTTTACTTCCTTGATAAATTGGTGTGCAAAAATGTCATTCCCTCTCATAGTTATGAGGGCTATCTTTTCTTGTTTTTATTGATCAAACAACACATTGAAAATAAAGTCAGCTACCAATAATTAATAAGCCCCAGGCAATTAACCCAACAGACACAGCTAAAACTACCATAAAAAAGTGGGGCCAGGCTTTCTTATGGCTTGAGGGTATTACTGGTGATTACTGATAGGTGAGAGCCACCTGCACAACGCCCTCAATACTGCCTGGGGTTGCCCCACCTTTAGTGCTAAAAGCGCGCGCCTTCAGCGGGAAGCTCGCCTTACTGGTGGAGTGATCGACAGCCACGGTCATATCACTGCCGGTGCCCAACCGGCGATTAGCTGATGAACTGCCATCAACCATTTCAATCTGCACGGCACCGGCAGGATTAGCCGCCTCGTTCTTATACAAATCCGTGCTTTCATCCGCTGCCGTACCGGTGAAAGTCGCAATAACGTTAGTGGTTGAGGCTGGGCAGTCACTCAGATCCAGACTAAAATTCTCCCAATCGCTCCCCGCACCCGCGGTCAGAGTATGTGCCTTGATCTCCCCCAAATTCACGTTTACATCGCCCCCTACGGCATCGACCGTACACGGCGAAGCTTTAACCGTACCGGTGATCTTTATGCGTGCATCGACCGCCAAAGCCGAGTAACTGATCCCCATACCACCGAGAGCCAGGCACAATGCAGTCGTTTTAAAAATTGCTTTCATATCCATAATAAATATCCTTCTCCATTTTAGTTAAACTTACTTTCGCAGAAAGCCCGAGATTTCCGAGGCAAACGGGATTATTCCATTTTTACCGTAATAGTCGCGGTTGCCTCAAAGTCTCCAACTTTCGGTGCTTTGCCGGTCGTGCTAATAGGGTAGATGTTCAATGTCGTCTGACTATCACTATTAATATTACCCAAGCCATTCATTTCCATTGATAGTCGGTCCCCAGGCGAAATAACCTGAGTATTCCCGCCACGTTTTTCTTCAATTCTGATCGCAATATCATCATTATTCGACGTCACCGAACCATTAGTGGTGGTGGTCTTCAGGGCAGTAGGATCATGAGGGTTCACCTCGCCCTCAAACAGCAAGCTGATTTTTGCGCGCGTCGACAGGTTGGTGCACTCCAGATACAGGGTTTCTTCATGAATCTGGACGGTACTTGGCTTTTGACCTTTAACATTAAAATCGGTGGACATAATGCTGCCAAAGGGCACGGTAATCATTGGGTTTTTAAGTTCGCATTTTTGCGGCACGGTGATCTTACCGCTCATGCTCACTGACGCCGTTGGTCTGCTCCCCCGGCCTACATTGGGATCCGAATTAATATAGACATCCAACAGGGGAGAATGCGTTATTGTCGACGTGCCAATAACCGCCTGCCTGAAATAGAGATGAACTAATCCTTGTGCACCACTATCGTAGAGTACGCCCTTACAATCCTGAGGCCGGTTAAAAAAGCCATTCCCCCGCCATCCGTTACCAGGGAAAGGCACAGGGAAATATTTATTGACCGCACCGGCAATATACACCTCCATAGCGGCAGAAAAATCCTCGCTACCGCTCAACGAATAGAACTGCCTACTACCATCCCCATCCGGCAGAGCCGCCCCCCTTGGGACAGCCATAATAAACGACTCTTTCATCCGAGTTTCGCTACCGCAGTCGCAGTTGACCAGATACCCGTCCCCCTCGTTCTGCCACACATTTTCGGCCTTATTCACCTCATAAAACGTCTTGCCAGCCGTGTTCTTATCCGGATGGTCGAACAGCTGATTAAACGTAAAGTGATAACCCATAGTCGAGCCTGCAGGTTCGCACTGCCCGATGGCGGCCTGCGCCGATGGCAGGCTCCCCAACCCCAAGGCGATAACTCCCCCGATGGCTGAATAATGCACTAACGATTTCCATTTATTCATCATTAAAGCCTTTATAAACATTGGCCATTCATCAAACGGATCCCGGTGCTATCTTTTTGCTCCGGCACACTGTAAGACACTTGGCATTGTTGCGACGCGGCGTTGCCCCACTTGACCTGCAACTTGCCGCTACCGGCCATCCCAGAGAGGAATACCTGACCACCGTCACCGACGATGCTGCCGTTGTCACCCCCATTGCTATCGGTTACGGTGGCACCGAACGGTACTGGCGCCCCCTGCCTCAACAGGGTCATCAATACCCGCTGACCGACATTAGGTTTGAACTCGGCGCGCACGATCGCACCACGGGTTGGGATCACCGTCTGACTGGTTATCGTCATATCGACATCATCTGGCAGAGTAGTGGTGTTTATCGCAATATTGTTTTTGCGATAGACCGTGGCGTAAGGCACCACGGCATAGCCACGCCAGTCGGTAGTCACCCCAGGTTGGTTGGCTATATTGACACCCTTGGCTCCCGGTGCTTTTACCAGCACCGCCGTCTCATTCATCTGTTGCGAGAGTGTCAAACCGTCTTCGTGCAAGAGGATCCCGCCCTGTACACCGTAGTTGAGGCGTTGATCGGAACGGTTATAGCCATACCCCACGTTGACTCTGCCCAAGCCGCCACGATAGCCAAGGCTGCTATTGCCGTAAGCCCCGACGCCCTGGCTGGTGTATCCCTGGCTGACGTTGTAGCTCAGGTTATTACTGGGTAATGCGGTACCGTTAAGGCCGACGGAGTTACTGGTGGTGCCTTTGCGGCTGGTATTGAGGTTGTAGCTTGCATAGCTGTCAGACAGCCTTCCGCCCAATGGCATACTGATATTAAAGGCGAGAATATGGTCGTCATAGTTGACGCGTTCGCCGCTGCTGTCATAACCATCTCTGCTGAAGGTGTAGTTCAGGCCATAGCTGATACTGTTCCAGCTATTGTTATACCCGACGCTCACCGACTGGTTACGGCGCCGATCGTTCCAATAATCTTCGTTGTACAGACTGAGCGATAGTGAACCGGCACCTTCCCATAGCGCCTGGCTCATCGACAGTTCAGCACGACTCTTCTTGTGAATCTGACTTTGTGATGTTTTGCCGCCGGTATAGGTATTTAACGTTTCCTGCAGCGTATAGAACCCCGCTGTAGAGTAACGATAGCTGGCCAAGGTGAAGCTGGTGCCCGTTTCGACAAAGTTCTTGCCGTAACGCATACGCCACGACTGGCCGCGCTCTTTGGCAGAAAATTCAGGTTTAGACCAAGCCTGGGTAACATCGGTAGAAAACGCGCCGATAATCCCCATGTTTTGCCCCCAGCCGAAAGCCAGTGCCTGATATTTGCTGGCGGCCTGCACACCGCCGTAAAGGGTGGCCCCCCTCGGCAAGCCGTAGATCGCCGTGCCTTGAGTAAACAACGTATCATCCACGTTACTGTTGGATGAACGATATTGGCCGCTGGTCAGGCTGTATTTGAAACGCCCCTGTCGCTGTAACACCGGGACGGAAGCAAACGGCACCACTAACCTTTGCTCACTGCCATCGCTCTCTTTAATGCTCACTAGCAGATCGCCGCTGCCCGCCGTCGGATACAGATCGCTGATTTCAAAGGCCCCAGGTGGCACATAGCTCTGATAAATGACATAGCCGTTCTGGCGAACTGTGACCTGAGCGTTACTGCGGGCAATGCCGCGCACCGTTGGTGCATAACCTCTTAAACTCTCTGGCAGCATGTCATCATCCGAGGCTAACTGACCGCCCCGGAAAGGCACACTGTCAAACACTTCACTTTGAGAGGAGCTATCACCCAGTATCAACTGGCTCTTCAGCGCTACGATGTCGCGCTGTAAATAGGTATTGATGGAATCCCAGTGGCTTTCACCATCAGAGTCACGATTCCAGGTTGAGTAGTTACGCAGACGCCAGGCGCCAAGGTTGATCCCTGAACGCAGGTTGAGATAATAGCTATTGCTGTCCGAGCTCTTACTGTTTCGTGCCCAGCTATTGGCACCGCTAAAGTTATAGTTGACCAACAGCGCCGGTATTCCCTGATCCCACTGATCTGGTGAAACATAGCCACGGACGGTCGAGTTCAATGCCGCCTGGGGGATACTGATATCCAACCGCTGTTGATTAAAACGGAACGTGGCCGATGCCTGGGGAATGATCTGCGCCAGATTAACGCACTGCCCCGAGGCCGGGATAGCGGGGAAGGAGGCGATCTTCACCCCCATTGCCTCAAGCATATCGCTGCTTAGGCAAGGCTGCAGGCTATCCTCACCTGCCGGGCTCCGTTGCAGGGAGAAATCAAGATCCTGGGTATCGATCATCGCCCCATTAAGATAGATATCAACCCGGTACGTACCTGGGGCCTGACTCCGACCATGTTCAAACACCGTCAGATCAGCCCCTCGCTGAGACGGATTATCAAGCTCCAGCAGTGCCGGGTTAAAGTAATCGCGGGCCTGTGCGCTACCGGACATTCCCATTAACATGGCAACCTGGCATGGGATTAACCACGCCAGCTGGGTACGGTTAAATCCGCGCGAGCCTATACGCTTCGGGTTTTTCATCCATTTAACTCCATTTATCAGCCGCGCCAGTAAATTCCGGCAAGCCGCGTCCCTTCCCTGTACTACCTGTGCAGGGATTTGCAGTATTTAATCTGGTGAATGCCTTTATAGATTCCCGATAAACGGTTTAGTAATACCGCCGTAATCGTTAATAACTTCCCAGCTCAATGCCCCACCAGAGCTACCTTCGGGTAGTTCAAAGCGTGCACTGGATTTCGGTGCAACCATGCTGACACTTTTCAGCGGGCTACCATTAACCTTGACTGAGAATAGAGTGATAAAATAGGGCGATGCATTAGTCACCTGAACCGCGTTACCGCTACGCTGCCAGGTCAATGTCTTGGCGGCGTCCTCTAACGTACCGGGTAACCCCTGAGGGCGATAAATCAGCTTGATGCGCGTCTTGACCGCAATTTGCAAACTGTTTTCCTGTTTCTTGGCCGAAGGAATAGATTTGATGTTCAGCCAATAGAGAGATTCTTTATCGGTCGGTAAATTCCCCCCTGCACGCACTACGCGTAGGATATTATTCTGCTCGCCATCCAAACGGAATAAAGGGGGGGTAATGATAAATGGTGCCTTGGAGGTATCCCCTTCGTTTGTGTCAACCCAGGACTGAATGAGATAAGGCACCTTATCCGGGTTATT
This genomic window contains:
- a CDS encoding tyrosine-type DNA invertase, yielding MTKRKYLSHIEIERMISAVPDGANGCRDRCMLLMCFIHGLRVSELRGLRLEDIDLATNRLHVSRLKNGFSVQHPIQIRERIALSRWLAKRPSYLEPDSPWLFLSRHGGQISRQQLYRLIKSYGELAGIDVQVHPHMLRHSCGYALADRGIDTRLIQDYLGHRNIQNTVIYTASNVERFRVIHI
- a CDS encoding response regulator transcription factor; the encoded protein is MQPLSQKPLGLALMDRSPLTLTGLSCFLGTLNVANEIIVQETSMAGVAERLLYQPVDILITELNGLNETIAQCREVLLNLCAQQPELRVIVYTRSQTGEDLCKLLDVVNISVVSRGDELPLVGEFFHRVFNGERVLSPLIGSYLARTDPEDVSSLHHLTRCENDVLSFLFNGMSLREIAELQQRSIKTISAHKCNAMRKLQVKNDSELFSLRKNISQQFACD
- a CDS encoding fimbria/pilus outer membrane usher protein; this translates as MKNPKRIGSRGFNRTQLAWLIPCQVAMLMGMSGSAQARDYFNPALLELDNPSQRGADLTVFEHGRSQAPGTYRVDIYLNGAMIDTQDLDFSLQRSPAGEDSLQPCLSSDMLEAMGVKIASFPAIPASGQCVNLAQIIPQASATFRFNQQRLDISIPQAALNSTVRGYVSPDQWDQGIPALLVNYNFSGANSWARNSKSSDSNSYYLNLRSGINLGAWRLRNYSTWNRDSDGESHWDSINTYLQRDIVALKSQLILGDSSSQSEVFDSVPFRGGQLASDDDMLPESLRGYAPTVRGIARSNAQVTVRQNGYVIYQSYVPPGAFEISDLYPTAGSGDLLVSIKESDGSEQRLVVPFASVPVLQRQGRFKYSLTSGQYRSSNSNVDDTLFTQGTAIYGLPRGATLYGGVQAASKYQALAFGWGQNMGIIGAFSTDVTQAWSKPEFSAKERGQSWRMRYGKNFVETGTSFTLASYRYSTAGFYTLQETLNTYTGGKTSQSQIHKKSRAELSMSQALWEGAGSLSLSLYNEDYWNDRRRNQSVSVGYNNSWNSISYGLNYTFSRDGYDSSGERVNYDDHILAFNISMPLGGRLSDSYASYNLNTSRKGTTSNSVGLNGTALPSNNLSYNVSQGYTSQGVGAYGNSSLGYRGGLGRVNVGYGYNRSDQRLNYGVQGGILLHEDGLTLSQQMNETAVLVKAPGAKGVNIANQPGVTTDWRGYAVVPYATVYRKNNIAINTTTLPDDVDMTITSQTVIPTRGAIVRAEFKPNVGQRVLMTLLRQGAPVPFGATVTDSNGGDNGSIVGDGGQVFLSGMAGSGKLQVKWGNAASQQCQVSYSVPEQKDSTGIRLMNGQCL
- a CDS encoding fimbrial biogenesis chaperone, which encodes MKVWRSTIVAALLLTFGAQVQAGIIVGGTRLVYDGGKKEASLGVNNPDKVPYLIQSWVDTNEGDTSKAPFIITPPLFRLDGEQNNILRVVRAGGNLPTDKESLYWLNIKSIPSAKKQENSLQIAVKTRIKLIYRPQGLPGTLEDAAKTLTWQRSGNAVQVTNASPYFITLFSVKVNGSPLKSVSMVAPKSSARFELPEGSSGGALSWEVINDYGGITKPFIGNL
- a CDS encoding fimbrial protein; the protein is MFIKALMMNKWKSLVHYSAIGGVIALGLGSLPSAQAAIGQCEPAGSTMGYHFTFNQLFDHPDKNTAGKTFYEVNKAENVWQNEGDGYLVNCDCGSETRMKESFIMAVPRGAALPDGDGSRQFYSLSGSEDFSAAMEVYIAGAVNKYFPVPFPGNGWRGNGFFNRPQDCKGVLYDSGAQGLVHLYFRQAVIGTSTITHSPLLDVYINSDPNVGRGSRPTASVSMSGKITVPQKCELKNPMITVPFGSIMSTDFNVKGQKPSTVQIHEETLYLECTNLSTRAKISLLFEGEVNPHDPTALKTTTTNGSVTSNNDDIAIRIEEKRGGNTQVISPGDRLSMEMNGLGNINSDSQTTLNIYPISTTGKAPKVGDFEATATITVKME
- a CDS encoding fimbrial protein yields the protein MDMKAIFKTTALCLALGGMGISYSALAVDARIKITGTVKASPCTVDAVGGDVNVNLGEIKAHTLTAGAGSDWENFSLDLSDCPASTTNVIATFTGTAADESTDLYKNEAANPAGAVQIEMVDGSSSANRRLGTGSDMTVAVDHSTSKASFPLKARAFSTKGGATPGSIEGVVQVALTYQ
- a CDS encoding response regulator transcription factor, whose protein sequence is MRNILAQSCGLTDEVQRVSNLEQIPGLMRHRPARLLIMELCGEEESVLDGLRLIAQCLEHWPTTAMIVCTALDDPRVLQLLTASGIKGLVLKQEPGVALAQCVKQVLSGCRSYSHKVRQLLSSQSAIGKALTSRELDVLTHLFSGKSVTTAALMMHRDVRTVSTHKRNAMHKLGFQNDGELYLQGKWMAKTGPVFAR